The sequence AATCGCCGGCATGGGTGGTCCGTTAATCGCTTCTATATTGGAAGACGGCTCTAGCGCACTAACCTCCGTTAAAAGAATTATCGCTCAACCGAACATACACGCATCATCCATACGTATATGGGCAATGCAAAACGGTTGGAAGATTGTGGACGAGCGAATTCTGAAAGAAGATCATAAAATTTACGAAATTCTTGTTTTGGAAAGAGGACAGGCAACTTACAATGAATTACAATTGCTTGTCGGACCAGTTTTGATGATTGAAAAATCAGCGATTTTCTTAGAGAAATGCGACGAGAAGCATCGGAGTGGCAGCGCATTTTTGATTCTTTGGAGCATGCCGGCAACTCTGAAGATATCAATGATAAAAAGAATGAACTGGAAAAGAAAATGGAGTTGGTAAGGAGGGTATTATCATCTTGAAAAAAGTGAATGGACATGAAATCATTACGTTGTTTGAACAATGGTCGCCAAAACGGTTTGCTGAGGACTGGGATCCTATAGGTCTGCATATAGGACAGTTGAACCGTCCAGTAGAAAAGGTGCTCGTCACATTGGATGTGAACGAAATGGTAATCGATGAAGCAATTGAAGCAGGTGTGAACTTAATCATCGCACATCATCCACCGATATTCCGTCCAATGAAACATATTTGGACAGATACACCTCAAGGAAGACTTATTGAGAAGTGCATTAAACATGACATCTCTGTTTACGCAGCACATACAAACTTAGATGTAGCACCGGGAGGCGTTAACGACCTTCTCGTGGATAAGCTTAACTTAAAAGAAGTGCAAGTGATGGCACCTTCAATTTCCGACCCACTCTATAAACTTGCAGTTTTCTGTCCAGTGGAACATGCTGAAAACTTACGTACTGTACTAGCGCATGCAGGTGCAGGAGCGTTAGGAGATTATGTCGGATGCAGTTTCAGTTCAATTGGAATAGGACGTTTCACGCCTGCTGAAGGAGCAAATCCGTTCATCGGACAAGTCGGCAAAGAAGAAGCGGTGTCTGAAGAGCGGATTGAAGTTGTTTTGCCTGGACCAATGAGATCGATAGTCGTGAAGGCGATGCTTGCCGCCCATCCATATGAAGAGCCGGCTTATGACTTTTTTATGTTAGATCAGCGAACAGAGGAATTCGGGCTGGGTAGAGTCGGTAAATTGGATAAAGAAATGAGCCTGGAAGAATTCGCCCGTTATGTTAAAAGCGCATTTGATGTTCCGGCAGTTAGGGTAGTAGGAAATTTTAATAAAAGCGTGCGTAAAGTTGCTATTCTCGGTGGGAGTGGCAGTAAGTATATACGTGATGCAAAACGAACAGGTGCGGATGTCTTTGTGACAGGAGACATGGATTTCCATAGTGCGCAGGATGCAGAACTGCTCGATTTAGGAATCGTCGATCCGGGTCATCATGTGGAAAAAGTGATGATTGAAGGTGTGGCAAAAAAGATGGAAGATTTATGCGCGGAAAAAGGGTATGAAATTACGTTCATCCGATCAGTAGTTGACACTGAGCCGTTTCGCTTTATCATGTAATAGAGAAAAAAAGTTGTTCCGCCCTATTTCGATGGCGGAACAACTTTTCATTCATTAAGCGCATAAGGTTCAATCCGTTTAACGGGTTCAGGATTTTTAATTTTTGGAAGAATACGGTCCAATTTGAATGTACTTTCCGGTATATGAGTCGCTGGATCTTCAGGATCAAACTTATCAAGGAAATTAATCACTTCACGGACAATTAATGTCGGGGTAGAAGCACCGGCTGTTACGGAAACTGTTTTCACGCCTTCTAACCATTGGATATCAATCTCCGAAACATCTGAAATCCGATAGGAAGGTGTATTAGCAATTTCGACTGAAACTTGTGTCAGACGATTAGAGTTATTGCTCTTAGGGTCACCTACGACAATTAACAAATCGGATTCACCGGCTTGCTCGGCGACGGCTTCCTGTCGAACTTGTGTAGCGAGACAAATCTCTTTATGCACTTCGATATGTGGAAACTTTTCTTTAAGGGCTTCCATGATATGAACGACGTCCCATTGACTCATCGTCGTCTGATTTGTTACTAGCAATTTATCATTGCTAAGTTCAAGTCCTTC is a genomic window of Sporosarcina oncorhynchi containing:
- a CDS encoding Nif3-like dinuclear metal center hexameric protein, with product MKKVNGHEIITLFEQWSPKRFAEDWDPIGLHIGQLNRPVEKVLVTLDVNEMVIDEAIEAGVNLIIAHHPPIFRPMKHIWTDTPQGRLIEKCIKHDISVYAAHTNLDVAPGGVNDLLVDKLNLKEVQVMAPSISDPLYKLAVFCPVEHAENLRTVLAHAGAGALGDYVGCSFSSIGIGRFTPAEGANPFIGQVGKEEAVSEERIEVVLPGPMRSIVVKAMLAAHPYEEPAYDFFMLDQRTEEFGLGRVGKLDKEMSLEEFARYVKSAFDVPAVRVVGNFNKSVRKVAILGGSGSKYIRDAKRTGADVFVTGDMDFHSAQDAELLDLGIVDPGHHVEKVMIEGVAKKMEDLCAEKGYEITFIRSVVDTEPFRFIM
- a CDS encoding 4-hydroxy-3-methylbut-2-enyl diphosphate reductase — encoded protein: MKVMKISPRGYCYGVVDAMVIARNAALDKTLPRPIYILGMIVHNKHVTDAFEEDGIITLDGENRLEILEKVETGTVIFTAHGVSPEVRELARRKGLVSIDATCPDVTVTHDLIEEKTAEGYDIVYIGKRHHPEPEGAIGVAPHAVHLIETLDDVEGLELSNDKLLVTNQTTMSQWDVVHIMEALKEKFPHIEVHKEICLATQVRQEAVAEQAGESDLLIVVGDPKSNNSNRLTQVSVEIANTPSYRISDVSEIDIQWLEGVKTVSVTAGASTPTLIVREVINFLDKFDPEDPATHIPESTFKLDRILPKIKNPEPVKRIEPYALNE